The DNA window tacgcaagtaagttctagaatttgataaatattcatcaattataatttgtttatcttctaacaaagtaaACCTCCTTTTAACATAATGAGtacaaataaattttgaaatctcgttcacgctcccgaagattacaacatcgagagattaataagttattcacagaatcttttcatgaatggttaagccaaacggtatgcaattgaagctttcattgacaaataataatgttttctcataacatttataattactcaatttactttcgattcaataggtttagactgggaaggacgtcaatgacgaagttaaatggctttcccaaggtccgaatagagtagtaaaaagatataataccttcctcatcaatggatttaaatttcatacaaaatatcgggAGAGATTGAGGAGACCttaaaattgtggaatagttgttaattattcaattacaagttatgctagtgctagggacagtaatcctgttgagggaaatgtggagtattacagaCTTCTTAcagacattattgagttggattattatGGCAAATAGAAAGTTGTCTTattcgatgtgattgggctgatgttaatactgctcacGGAATTAaacaagatcaatttggttttacaatggtgaacttctctcggttgattcacactggacaacaatttaTAGATGagtcgtatgtattttcttctcaagtaaaacaatttttttactcaaaagatccaactgataagggttggtacgttgtaatccgaaacatccctagagacttgtttgacatgggcaatggaagtagagatgacatcaacgatagatcagaaactttgcctttttcagaacaaaacttaaatgaaaatatccctagtactagtacacaattttaATGGGTTCGCCAAGATgttgatgaagatatttacgaattatgatgtagtaagattttacgattttttaattatatgtaatatcataatttaaatcttggtcttattaaacatttcaactattttatatgtgttgttattgttgtaattagttactaatatttcaactattttatgtgtattgcagataaaatgcctagaagaagattgcgAGATCTAAGTATTGTTCAAAATACTCCAAACtcggaagaaacaaatagtgaacaacagactgctattggatcttcgaatgttccaaATACACCTGACGAACCTGCAGAATTTcaaagtatttttaattttaatttacatgcgtgttgacttttattattgatttctttttcaaattcttatattataatataccatttttcaactgaaagtggtgggacgcgcagaggtcgagggcgtacgctacttaaagatttatacgagttagatcctgtcgagcgtgtcaaagtatgtagaaacagttttggtcagcctgttggatcagaagctcgacttttagcaggatatttgggcattatagcacgaaatgccaatatgttgcctatcaactacgagtcatggcatcaaatgcctgatagtaacaaaaatcaagctcttgataatattaaggtaacaaaaccttaatgtaatttataatactttggtttaagtttcattaatacttactttctaaacttgtgttttttgtaggcgaggtttgcttcaGAGGTCTCGAATAATTatgtcaagaaggcattgggaaaaaggtGGAGAaaccataaaagtactttaaagaaagaatattttaaaacaaaaacaaccttcaaagagaaattgcgaaatgtcccaccgagaatgctgaggtaccaacgggaagatgcggttagattttggaattcaaagaaaggagaggtattatgtacttccaaactcttataattatttcggtttatagtatttaatatatacgtaataataatttcataatgtaggatcgtgaatgagttggaacaagcagcaggcaaaaatagaaattcactcacacagctgggtcgaaaagttttgcttgtgtagctgaggccgaagtatttttaatttattactttccattaaataatatttttactactatattgtaggaactgtcatctggtcaaaaagttggacgccttcagctttttgacattacacataggacgaaagatggatctcctatgatttttgaagctgcagaaattatggtatgtttagttaataaaatttgaattattttaaatatttatagtgtttaattataatggtttaattcgtcgtttgtaatgcaaataatgttaCATTATGttgtatttgtttttattatatatttcgtttctaactttttgattaatttattaggagaaactaaaggataaaaaggcggagtatgaagcgattgcttcaagtgatagttctgttaatgttgatgacattgataatcggattattagtgaagttttgggtcctgaaaggtacggtcgggttcgatttcaaggatcttttgttaacccaacccaatattttggatccagatcgcagcaatacatgccttcgagGAGTCAAGCTCAagttgaagttcagaggttaagagaccagatggctcagatacAAGCGACCACATTTGAGCAAATTactcaacttaaagcggaggcagcaCCGAGAGAAGTtgaggttcaaagaaaatataaagaactccagctacaacttaaagcagaggcaacagcgagggaagcagagaaGAGCAGAAAGTACGACGCACTCCAACTACAGCTTCAGAacatgatgaagatgtttcagcagttgcaaaatccgccatcttagactattgtatgaatatttttaacattttaacttttaacattattgcaagaataatttgaattatacttcatttatcaatttatatcatatatcattcattgaatttgaagtatcagatttgctgtttttggttggTTTCCATGTTACAGTAAGGGTTGCATATGGATGAAAATTGGATGTTAGAAATCTACCAAAGTTAGTGGCGTTTtctgtaaaacgccgctaaagaacagcacttttagcggcatttttgataAAAAGCAGCGCTaaactaaagaacatgacctttagcggcgaaTGCTATAAAAGTACCGCTAAAGGTCggcgtttgtggtaaaagcgccgctaaagatcatgttctttagcggcgtttatgtgagaaaaacgccacaaaaaataacGACATggtctatagcggcattttttgcggtgCTTGTGAAAACGCCGTAAATACTTTTAGTGGCACTTAAAAAACGCTGCTACAAGCCTGCTTTGCTGTAGTGTTTACGAAAGAGAAGCtgaaaagttagaaaaataacTAAAGAAATGAAACTGAAAAAACTaaggaaattgaaaaaaaatagggtaaattacaccattactcactaaattataaataaatttttgttttgatcacttattaaaaaaattacaaattgatcactgaactattcaaTTTCATTTAAGCCACTGTGCTATTAAAATTGATGCTATATGGCTTTCTCTGTTCGCGTTACTtgcaccaatcaaaagctctcTTTCCCATTCTCTTCTACAGTTTAGTTCTTTTTATCGTCACGAATCagcgaaccaaaattcaaacaatttttttctttgatcTCCAACATTGATCGTTAGACCAAATTGGATCTGAGGTATGTTTTTCTACTTGTCGATGAGGACTGATCCACCATATCGATTGCAGAATCGTCGTTTgtgttagaattgagtgacctgaatccttattaaaataaaatatagtgataaaataaaataaaagtaaaatccatataaaactacacttcttttattttattttagaataaggtttttcaatcTTATTACACTTCATatatttgatgttgattagaataaggtgtttcaatctaaCTACACTccttctattagaatatggttttacaagcctataaatagacatagtctactcttcttgtaatcattcgaattcgattTAGTGAATTATCTtatcctctgcccgtggttttttttcctaaaagagttttcatgtaaaatctatgtgttctttatttttctttatctttactttgtgatatattgtcattatcaaCGTTCTTTTTTTTAACAGTTTGCAAGTAGAACTTAAAAACAAACAACTTAATAGTCCAatgacttaattaaaaaaatttaaatagattagtggcttaaatgaaaatttttaaataattcaataaccaAACTGTATCTTTTCTTAGTTAAATGACAAAAACGAAAATTGacccatagtttagtgactaattatgaatttacccaaaaataaaagaattctTTAGTTTTATCCTTATCTAAAGCAAAGAAATTCAGCTCAACGACAGAGCCAAGTAGAGGTCTAGGGGGCAtccaaagtttaattttttttcaatttagtcttttgtaAATATACTATGACTCTCCCAAAAATATAAGTAGGCCCCCCAATGTTTAAGATATTTGCAATTTCCCCttttgtatataaattataaccctcGTGACAATACAAGTAGGCCCTCCAATATTCTtttagtattaaaaataatattaaaaaaattattcttgataaagacaaagaaaaatatttttaaagaagctAAATTACTCATGATGatttttgaattatatattttttaaataataataatttaatatttatttaatattttacttaaaataataaaattttataagtaatattatatatatatatatataaaaagaaaagaaaaaatgaaaagatttttatcattattttccttattggTGTATGgcaagagaagaagaaaaaaattatttattatttttcctccaaattttaagtataaagtatgtttcttttttaaaaaaattatatattttaaaattttaaagcttgttttatatatacatataccaatagtttttttttttatcaagttATTAAAAAGCGCGATTAAAAGATATTGGTGGAAGATTTATGATGAAAAAATAACATGCAATCCATTTTCCCCCATGAAATCGTCTTTCGAAGCATTCCATTGTCGTTTTCGATTGCTAAGTGCTCAATCTGGAGGGTCTACTCCACGGCGGTCAACCTCAAGTGCGATAGCAAGTCTGGCGAAGCTTCCTCCATCTAGTAAGTATTCTCGTTTACCGTGAGTCCTTTCTTTGCTAGTAAATAGCTACAGTGTTTCCAAATCTTTGAGTATATGAGAACTTAAAGTATGAAATTGTCTTGAAATAATTTTCCCATCAATATGATATAAGCACTGATTACGGATCTATTATTTTCTACAGCTTTCGACTTCTGTAGAATTGTCAAGCTCTCTCTCTCGAGTTCAACGTGATTGAAACCCTAATCGGAAGCAAACTGGAGCACTTGAATTGCCGCTAAATCTGTTGCTGCAAAAGAACCCGATACGTTACTATTTTTCAACGCAGAAGCTACCATAACCAGTCCTTCATGATTTCTAACTACAATCCTGATAAATTTGTTGCAAGCTGAAATCcaacatcaaaatttattttaacacaaGGGGGTCCTAACTCACAGTCCGAAGAGATGCAGAGGGTAATCTGAAATTGGTCAGTGCCTTGAGTTTCATCAGATAAGATTTAATTAAGCTAACCATATCTGAACCCGATTAACTAAAACCCTCATTAACAAACTTGTTGCGAGAATACCATTGCCCATGTGGATAACACAAATGTTAGTACATTTTGTGTAACAGCCGATTTTTTTTCAGTGGTGACCCTTcagctttgaaatttttcttctttttttttttcagaaaaattctctaagttacCGGTTTAGttccaacttgtttctaatgcgtatttCAAGTTCTGAGGCTCGTATAAAAGACagtatatatgattttgatttgttttataatgaatattgatatgtaatGAAATACTCAATacccctattccggcgacagatatggttagggtgttacattttgcaTTACCAAGTTGGCTAAAACCATGCTCTAACCACTTTGCCTCTATGTCTATATTATCTGATGAGGTCCAACAGTATCCAGTTGATCCCAAACTGGTTTGATGGATGTGCAGCCACTGATGGCATGGTTTAATGTTGGTCAGTGCATTTTTGAAGGAATAACATTAAACCACTAGACGGAGCAGATGTTGTAAGGTAAAACCTAGCGACGGCATTGATTTTAACCAAGTCTCTTCTAGCCTCGTGAATCGCCATCCTCAATTCTCAACTACCATCATTGAAATTTCTTCAATGTCACTTTCACATTTCTTTCAAGTCTCTAAAAAGGCATTTGGCTTCGTTTCGCGACGGGGGAGTCAACCAAATTTTACGCTTCCAGAGGAACTATGCATTCGTCAGTTTTCACTAGCAGAGATCAAAGCTGCGACTGCCAACTTCGATGAAGGCTTGATTCTTGGTATAAGTAATTTTGGATCTGTATACAAAGGGGTTATAGATAATGGGACCTTTACTGTTGCTATCAGACGCATGAAATTTAGTCTGAGTGCGTTCCGAACTGAAGTGGTATTCCTTAGCCAGCTGAACCACTTAAATGTTGAATCTCTCATTGGATTCTGCAATGAGAAGGGGGAAACAATCCTTGTTTATGAATACCTGAGCAATGGATCGCTCTCTGATTGTCTCCATGGTAATGGTATCAGTTGCAATCCAATTCCCTGGGAAAAGAGGCTACAAATCTGCATCGGTGCAGCGCGTGGATTACATTACCTTCATACCGGAGCAAAGTACATAGTACTGCACCGCAACGTGACCAGCAACACTATTCTTTTAGATCATGAATTGGTTCCTAAGCTTTCTGGGTTCTTTTTGTCCAGGTTAGGGCCTCATAGCATGTCAAAAGCTTCAATTAAAAAAGAGTCACTAGATGTGGGGGCTACTTTCGGATACCTTGATTTAGAAAATCTGTCAGGAAAAAATGATGTCTATGCATTTGGTGTTGTCTTACTCGAAGTAATTTGTGGTAAAATATCTCTGCCAGCCTGCGCAAATTGGTGTATCGAGAATGGGACCTTTTATCACAATATTGATCCATATTTAAAGGGAAGGATAGCCCCAGAGTGCTTCAACAAGTATGTGGAGATTGCTATGTCTTGTGTCTCTTATAGCGCAGAAGAACGACCATCCATGGGTGAAGTAGAGGCGACTCTACAGGATGCACTGGAACTGCAGAAGAAAGCAGACTCTGAAATGAAAAGTATAATTCCTCACAGCGGGGTCATGTATGAAGATGAACTATTTTGTGCACCTTAATAACATTGAAGAATGAAAAGCCATGAAGTGTGATAAAATTTCTGGCAATGATAGCACAGCAGTTGGGGATTTAATAGCCATTGAAGTATGAAGATACAAAACATATGTGCTTTTAGTTGATGTCTATGGGAACTACGCAGTGTTCTGTTTGTTATAGAAAGTTTCTTCTTCTATTGCTATTGAAGATCttaactcatatatctatctatgcAACCCATTTCTAAATTTGTTAACAGAATTAGTGCCCTTTCTCATTAGCATGTATACaccaatttttttctcaaattacaGGACTTTTGTCTACTTGTTAAGGAAAGGAACATGCGATTGTGTTCTCGGATATGCTTGAGTCAGTTGATGTATAaaaattgtttgtttgttttcattTACCTGTTTCAACTACCTGCTGGAAATTCAAGTAATCAGACCACCATTGCTTCAACTTGCCCATATTCATTCTCCTTGTCTGCATTTCTTTCCTCGGTGGCAACAGATATAATCACCTATTATTCACTTAAAGGTGAGACGCCCATTTTTTCAATCCCACAGAAGCTTTCTCCccgtatatatatacacatatggcCTAGCTAATTCTTTAGCCCCTAAGAGTTCTACTTGAAAACTAATGGCCTGGGGTTCACTGCTTTAAGGGAGCATCTGACTTAAGTCTCTTCCAAGCCCAACCATCTCAATATTTCTTAAGCTCATAGCCGGTGCAATAAAAGGTAATGTATATAAACAAATGAGCATCCACATATCTCCCTTCTTTAACCAATGCTTTTCAATTAATGACCTCCAATACGTACGTTTCTGCTTCCATTCCTTTTCACTGATTGATTTTTAATGCCTCAATGCTCCTTTCGATCTTACAGAGCTTTCTGAAGACCTCCGTATCCCTTCTTATAGCAGAGATAACACAGCCTGGTGCTCCACTAGGTCTAATGAGCACAAAGTCAGGCAGGGCGGGTGACTGATCCCATTGTAGTACTGCTACGAATATATAAATCCATCCCTTTCATCAATCAAAGTCTGGGGTAGCTAGAAGGTCATCCACCGGTTTGGGGCAAAGAGCATTTTCCTCTATTCTGCTATCTTGTCTTGTAATCACACTGCTCTCAGGTTTGCCTCATTTTGGGACTACACATCAGCTGATGTTGTTCTATACACATTGCTTTTAGTATATGTATTCGTAATAtgcatctttttttttaaaaagataagcTTTTGTTGTCTCATTCACTTTTTGTGGATATGATTTGAGTTAtggatattgatatatatatttaatgcagtaaattcaaaaaaaaaattaaaaggttttTCGGATTATAGTATGTAACACACAAATACTAGACACATGCACTATAAGAATCCGTTAAACACAAATTTAGTTAAATTGGGGACATGTTAAAACGAGTGAAAGTTAACCACCATGCCCAATGGAACTGTGTAAATTTCAACCTTCCTTACTGATAATAACTTATATGAATAGAAACAACAGAAAAATACCCTCAATAAAAAGTCTGATAGAAATTTCTGTTTACAAGTCTTATTATGTTCTAAAGACCAatcttttcaaagaaaaaaaaaattcaaactatagaagagaaaaaataacaaaattgttACTAAGTAATAACGGGCAAAGCTCCTTtctattattgtttttattcattattatCCAATACAAatttaatcaccattcataaatTCAATTTACATCATTCATGAGCGAACCTTACACATATAAATGACGATGATCCATGTATTGGAAAATAATGGATTAGATATTAACCCGTGATAATTACGTATTTTTTAACCAAAACCTTTTTTAGTAGTTAATTCCACGACCATATTCTCTTGTTCTGAAAGGGTAGGGTCTTATAGGTTCACGGCGCACAAATGATGGTTGCTTTTGTGACTGTAAATACGACCATTTATCTTGAAATAGATAAATGAAAACAATCAAACAAATCTCAGCAGTCAAAATTATGGTCCAAAGCTTTGTGCTTGCTGATGTCTTTTCATGCAATGCTCCCAATCCTGTGTAAATGTTGAGTACACCTAAAATACACACTGCAGTTCCTAGTAACCAATGTGCAATAAACCATGCACTTCTTCCCTTGGATCCCCTAAACATAATGCATTATAAATGCTTCAACTTTGCACTCTATATCCCAAAATGCAAGCTGATATAGGGTGTGCTTCGTTGAGTAAAAAAATAAAGGGATAAAAGAAGAGagtgaaaaagtgaaaagaaaataaattttgagtgggCTTCATtggaataaaaatgaaaagaaagaaaataggagAGATGATCATTTTCCATCTTAGTGTGTAAAAATTAATCCTTCCAAAATAAAATGATAGGAgagaaaatgaaatagaaatacATGTTAgctcaaaattatgcatttttcaaaaattttattttctttcttttttcactcTACGAAGCAATGTATGgaaagaaaaaatattgaaagaaaatatatttttctttctattttttcgtCCTTCCCATCAAATACacttatgaaaagaaaaaaatatgttttcgatcccttcaatttttcttctttccaatttttttatCACTCTAACAAGCAAAGCcgtagggctaaattacaaaggCAAATCATTTATGAAGGTTTACCTGCATGAACGTAGAGCCCCGGTTAAAGCTTGCAACCATATGATACCATATAAAGCTACCCCTAGTCTTTGGTGATGATTGTTGAAGGAGTTATTGAAGTTTTTGATGGACATGATTGCTCCTACTGTAACTAGAAGTACAGAAAGTATCTGCTCAACATAAATTTTACTGTCATCCTTAATATTTAACAATCATGTATttgtaaatctcaaaattttaaaaaatttgatccGTCATTATATCAATAATCATTAAATAATTATGCATCCGATTTAAATAGCAATCAcaattatgttaattttatgattttgattttttcctACCGTCGATATTTACCGTAATAATACCCAAATGGCTACGATTCATAGCGGTTAAACACATGATATTAAACTACATGTATATACTAAATATATTGTAACTtgtgaataattttattttataaataatacatcataaatcatttttaaaaatataatttaaaaatcattttttatgatTGCAATAACTGTGATAACACTAGCAAAAAAAACATGATTTAAAACATGTTGTATAAAAAAGAATCATGTTCACATGGGCAAAGCTAGGAAATTTTTTGAggtagaattaaattgtataattttatgatagtaaaaaaaatacattttcaccattttaatagtttatatatttataatttttaaaaagactaaatcaaatttttatcatttttggatgGCCAAAGTATAATTGTATtactattaatttaaaattttataaattataaataattctaaataaaaaGTTTTTCATTTTAGAAAAAGTAGGCCCTTGCATATTCACAACaactatttaaattatgatataaatatttaatttatttatagattaaatattatattaaagtaattaactaaattcacctttagatatgaattgaattgaaaaatgacCAAAAGGCTCtactatttaaattataattttcaatagTTATTATTGTTTGTTACTTTttagaatttattatttaaataatacgGAAAAAATTATTTAGGAAATTAGGGTGagagaaaaattattaatgtaaatGAGTTTAAATGAATAGTAAAAAACGATATCACCAACCTGTCaccatttataaaaattaatattttaataaaaataattaatataatttaaaaataaataaataataatattttaactaaaGGGGTATGCACTATGCAtgagttttaattttatatttttaaataaattttatatattttttaaaagagggTGTCGTCTGCCTGCATAACGACActcttaaattaaaatatttttatttatttttattaaaatacttttttaatagGTTGGCAACATTGCTTTTTACAATTCATTTTAAGCCATGCTTGTAAATAATTATTTCCTCAcctcaattttataaataattttttttacgtattatttaaataaataaataatttctaaaaataaattttaccatttcaataaaaattaaagcaaaTATTTGTAAAATGATTGCCTCTCTCAAGTTAAAAGCAAATAATTAAAGTTTTCTTGGTTTTAATTGGATATGAAGAAACTGTGAGGGTAGACATATATCTTAATGCCACGAATCACGCTCCGTATACATAGAAATGCTCTTTTTGCTTTCTCTTTTGTTATCATTGAAAAAGCTAAAGGGTTATCCAAATTAAGCTGAGATACCATTAGTTGTAAcacaaattataatatatatgagttaatatttcattcattaatattatataattttatgcataattaataaattatattgcaCTATATACAAAATTAAATGCCAATACTGcatcatatataaattatataccTAAACGTAAAAGATGAACTTGCCTGCGACACTGCATGAACATAGAAAAGAACTTGATGTCTCGTCCCACATTCTTCTTCTTTGTTCGACATTCTAATAGCAAGTATCCCAACAGGCACCAGAAACCCCATTGATGCCCAAAGGATAATCCCATGCAATATAATCTCAAACATCAGTTTATGACTCACCTGTGTGAATTCTCAAGCTTCAGACTAGGTGATTCCAAAGAGGATTAAACTCCATCAATTCAAAGCTTCTAAGTTAACAACATGAATAGATTACCTTAGTAATGTTGTCTTTATCGTTTGTATTGCTGCCATTAATGGATTCCACATGTTGTTGAGATGAGCTGACAAATGGTAGAACAAGTATGACTATAAGAGCTATAGACATGGTTAAAAAGACCAGTTGCATTCTTGTTTTAACAAGTGAAAGATGAATGTATGTTGATGTTGAAGCTCTGAATTTGAAGTCTGTGATAGGACATTAAGTAGCAGTGAAATACAGTGCAGGGCAATGGTGAAAAAGTGTCGTCAATGTTGTGATGATAAGCTGACTTGAAAAAGAATGTGGGGGAATGGGAATAGATTGCAActtcaaatttcaaccatatgGGGGGTTCACTTCTAGAATATTATTATCATAATCGATCCCTGGTTAGGACTGGTTTACCACTTTACCCTGAATGCATAACATTACTATTACAACGACTGCAAGGAGACACTATGAATAAACTTCAATTTGATATTAAGTCGAGAAGATAACCATTCTGTCAAATCTCGTCGGTTAAGCCTACTCTTTGTTAATAATTTGTTATTACCATAAATTCAACTGAGCTGTTAGAAGATCATAATATCTGCATCATGAAATGTGGAAAACTGGTTTGGTTTCGATGATTGCTTACAAATTCCAAAAGCaaatagtaaattatttaaatgtgtaATAATGACTGTTGGGGTCGAATGATCGATTCTTGTTGGAAGAACTTGCTTCCATTTAAGAGTTTGACCTGATTCGATTCTAGATTTAGTTAAAAATCAATatgaacaaataaaaatatatataaatttgtattTGATGCACTTTCTATAGATAAATTTATACGATACTATCAtttaaatgaaagaaagaatGGAAAACTACGTGCGGGGTGTGTTACATTGTGGCCCTCTTCATCTCACTTCATCATATAGTTAATGCACTCAATTCCTTTAGGGCCCGTGATTACTATTTGGAACTTTTTCTTATTCAAAATAAACAACAGAAATACTAGCAGTATTACATTTGTCCATAGCAAGAGTTGTGTTTATTAGCTAGGGCCCTTCCTAAAGATGTGCAAAAGAGGAGTTTGATGGAAGTCATTCAGCAAAGTCATGCAATCAGTCACAATAAGATGAAGCAACAATTTTTTCAGATAAATGTTGTTGATGAAACTAATAACAGAGGTGGTATCCACTTCAATAAGGAGGTTAGAGATATTAAGTTGGTTAGTAAGAGAGACCATCACGAAGTGCCCATAATTCAAccatgttttatatttatgagtGAACCGATAAGACTTAAGAGGTGGTAGAAGAGTTGCCTAATTATGGTGAAATATTTATATTTCCAGAACTTCCATTTTATAGACAATATCTTCCGTG is part of the Gossypium hirsutum isolate 1008001.06 chromosome D11, Gossypium_hirsutum_v2.1, whole genome shotgun sequence genome and encodes:
- the LOC107912673 gene encoding receptor-like protein kinase FERONIA, giving the protein MSLSHFFQVSKKAFGFVSRRGSQPNFTLPEELCIRQFSLAEIKAATANFDEGLILGISNFGSVYKGVIDNGTFTVAIRRMKFSLSAFRTEVVFLSQLNHLNVESLIGFCNEKGETILVYEYLSNGSLSDCLHGNGISCNPIPWEKRLQICIGAARGLHYLHTGAKYIVLHRNVTSNTILLDHELVPKLSGFFLSRLGPHSMSKASIKKESLDVGATFGYLDLENLSGKNDVYAFGVVLLEVICGKISLPACANWCIENGTFYHNIDPYLKGRIAPECFNKYVEIAMSCVSYSAEERPSMGEVEATLQDALELQKKADSEMKSIIPHSGVMYEDELFCAP
- the LOC107911303 gene encoding cytochrome b561 domain-containing protein At4g18260 isoform X1, which produces MQLVFLTMSIALIVILVLPFVSSSQQHVESINGSNTNDKDNITKVSHKLMFEIILHGIILWASMGFLVPVGILAIRMSNKEEECGTRHQVLFYVHAVSQILSVLLVTVGAIMSIKNFNNSFNNHHQRLGVALYGIIWLQALTGALRSCRGSKGRSAWFIAHWLLGTAVCILGVLNIYTGLGALHEKTSASTKLWTIILTAEICLIVFIYLFQDKWSYLQSQKQPSFVRREPIRPYPFRTREYGRGINY
- the LOC107911303 gene encoding cytochrome b561 domain-containing protein At4g18260 isoform X3, giving the protein MQLVFLTMSIALIVILVLPFVSSSQQHVESINGSNTNDKDNITKVSHKLMFEIILHGIILWASMGFLVPVGILAIRMSNKEEECGTRHQVLFYVHAVSQILSVLLVTVGAIMSIKNFNNSFNNHHQRLGVALYGIIWLQALTGALRSCRIGSIA
- the LOC107911303 gene encoding cytochrome b561 domain-containing protein At4g18260 isoform X2 translates to MQLVFLTMSIALIVILVLPFVSSSQQHVESINGSNTNDKDNITKVSHKLMFEIILHGIILWASMGFLVPVGILAIRMSNKEEECGTRHQVLFYVHAVSQILSVLLVTVGAIMSIKNFNNSFNNHHQRLGVALYGIIWLQALTGALRSCRCTQHLHRIGSIA